The Vibrio nitrifigilis genome window below encodes:
- a CDS encoding methyl-accepting chemotaxis protein: MSLVSRIIGGFAVLVVFLLILVAVNYFSVDKINTDISEVTRVTLPLSKAVGTLKTDVLQQNNYVVSVFAVDDAAQISQLEQDFSGMNGKIESTINDISNSSLNKGGAFAADIDQITNLRKSYTNAGKNLMDIRRKTLINEAKIDEHLKTISNVERRLTYYLQKYSTGRFTDDPQFNLTIVGLQRETKQVLNAFNHYLVSKNLKMLESSLEGMSVVLKNRFNEIQRYDTDKGKLFSLMINPLVDEIQNPDGLFAYYKVRHDLKEQTDTNMATIKANTSALQDSLDKFIVESDKIVAQARQSSEESINLIKETMFIVSAIALAIAIFVPAWIASSVRKALKNFKQALIQMTKGDLTVEFEQKTKDEFGELGSYLNGLAGNLRETFSGLSRSAQELTQVADSNATISNQTTAAVSSQRTLLETTASAMTEMESSVAEVAQRAQDTMMAAEQAHEQTTDVGQSIKQAIDNIKEQAEQIEKTSRTAIELNEYGEKIDSIIETIQDIAEQTNLLALNAAIEAARAGEQGRGFAVVADEVRNLASRTKKSTEEIQSMIEIMQKLIRAVVDVINVNLSKNDSNIAVAEQADQGLVQMSSLIGQIVEMNMQIATATEEQSSTAKEISQSVVHISDSAEETARGAVSNAESSETLKDQARTQLGLIEKFHV, from the coding sequence ATGTCTTTAGTTTCTCGGATTATAGGCGGCTTCGCAGTCTTGGTGGTCTTCCTGTTAATTCTTGTTGCCGTAAACTACTTCTCGGTCGATAAAATCAATACGGATATATCAGAAGTAACACGTGTAACTTTACCGCTCTCTAAAGCAGTAGGCACGTTGAAAACGGATGTTTTGCAGCAAAACAATTACGTGGTCAGCGTGTTTGCGGTCGATGATGCGGCTCAAATTAGCCAATTAGAGCAGGATTTTTCCGGCATGAACGGAAAAATTGAGTCCACCATCAATGACATCAGTAATTCAAGCCTGAATAAAGGTGGTGCATTTGCTGCTGATATTGATCAAATCACCAACTTGCGTAAAAGCTACACAAACGCGGGTAAAAATTTGATGGATATCCGTCGTAAGACACTGATTAATGAAGCCAAAATCGATGAGCATCTTAAAACCATCAGTAACGTAGAAAGACGCTTAACCTATTACTTGCAGAAGTATTCGACTGGACGTTTTACCGACGACCCACAGTTTAACTTAACCATTGTTGGTTTACAGCGTGAAACCAAGCAAGTACTGAATGCATTTAACCATTATTTGGTGAGTAAAAATTTAAAAATGTTGGAGAGCAGTTTGGAAGGGATGAGTGTTGTCCTCAAAAACCGCTTTAATGAAATCCAGCGTTATGACACAGATAAAGGCAAGCTATTTAGCTTAATGATCAACCCATTAGTCGATGAAATACAAAATCCTGATGGCCTGTTTGCCTATTACAAAGTGCGCCACGATCTCAAAGAGCAAACTGATACAAATATGGCAACGATTAAAGCGAATACCTCCGCACTACAAGATTCGTTAGACAAGTTTATTGTTGAGTCGGATAAGATTGTTGCTCAAGCACGTCAAAGCAGTGAAGAAAGCATCAACTTAATTAAAGAAACCATGTTTATCGTCAGTGCGATCGCATTGGCCATCGCGATTTTTGTGCCGGCTTGGATTGCTTCTTCAGTTCGTAAAGCATTGAAGAACTTTAAACAAGCGTTGATTCAAATGACGAAAGGTGACTTAACGGTCGAATTTGAGCAAAAAACAAAAGATGAGTTTGGTGAACTTGGTAGCTATTTAAATGGGTTAGCAGGTAACTTGCGCGAGACTTTCTCTGGGTTAAGTCGCTCTGCCCAAGAGTTGACCCAAGTGGCGGACAGTAATGCGACCATTAGCAATCAAACAACAGCTGCGGTATCGAGCCAACGTACCTTGCTTGAAACCACTGCTTCAGCCATGACCGAAATGGAAAGCTCGGTTGCCGAAGTCGCGCAACGTGCCCAAGATACCATGATGGCAGCAGAACAAGCACATGAGCAAACTACGGATGTTGGTCAAAGTATTAAACAAGCAATTGATAACATTAAAGAGCAGGCCGAACAGATTGAGAAAACATCACGCACAGCAATTGAATTGAATGAGTATGGTGAAAAAATCGATAGTATCATCGAAACCATTCAAGACATTGCAGAGCAAACCAACCTATTGGCACTGAACGCGGCCATCGAAGCGGCCCGTGCTGGCGAACAAGGGCGCGGCTTCGCAGTGGTGGCCGATGAAGTCCGTAACCTCGCAAGTCGAACTAAGAAATCCACTGAAGAGATTCAGAGCATGATTGAAATTATGCAAAAATTGATTCGTGCAGTTGTGGATGTCATTAACGTGAACTTGAGTAAAAATGATTCCAACATTGCTGTGGCCGAACAAGCCGACCAAGGCTTGGTGCAAATGAGTTCGTTGATTGGCCAAATCGTAGAAATGAACATGCAGATAGCTACAGCAACAGAAGAGCAAAGTTCTACAGCGAAAGAGATCAGCCAAAGCGTGGTACATATCAGTGATTCAGCAGAAGAAACGGCTCGCGGTGCAGTGAGCAACGCGGAATCAAGTGAAACGCTAAAAGATCAAGCAAGAACTCAGCTTGGGCTTATCGAGAAGTTCCACGTGTAA
- a CDS encoding endonuclease/exonuclease/phosphatase family protein, protein MASQISFASFNLQNFQAPKQNVYQKPVSQPFYDKKLAWTESMFAQIDADIIAFQELWNKQCLYDVLKNHPDYTPVFIGDEWYNIAVALAVREPWVVKKSEVIKAFPFEQLVKVDDNDGEDDEFSLQIKQFSRSILKVELENKHSTTTPNITVFACHLKSKLPSQTQGFASQYQTAIGSAMSTVRRTAEAAALRMMLIDHMRHNDQPTVVIGDFNDDPQSNTLSIVTDQPTMTAASRGVDSGLYSALYLQQLQSFRNVYYTYDHQHHRDVLDHILVSKEFFNYAKDSIWGLKEARVWNDHIDDGLDYSTDHGIIKATFK, encoded by the coding sequence ATGGCTTCGCAAATCAGTTTCGCTTCATTTAATTTACAGAACTTTCAGGCCCCAAAACAAAACGTTTATCAAAAGCCAGTATCACAGCCTTTTTATGATAAAAAACTGGCGTGGACTGAGAGTATGTTTGCTCAGATCGATGCAGATATCATTGCATTTCAAGAACTGTGGAATAAGCAGTGTTTGTATGACGTTTTAAAAAATCATCCTGATTATACGCCCGTATTTATCGGAGATGAGTGGTACAACATCGCGGTTGCGCTCGCTGTTCGTGAGCCTTGGGTGGTGAAAAAATCTGAGGTAATCAAAGCGTTTCCCTTTGAACAACTCGTGAAAGTGGATGATAACGATGGTGAAGATGATGAATTCTCTCTGCAAATCAAACAGTTTTCTCGTTCGATTTTAAAAGTAGAACTGGAGAATAAACATTCCACTACCACACCCAATATTACCGTGTTCGCCTGCCACCTAAAATCTAAATTACCTAGCCAAACCCAGGGATTTGCCAGCCAGTATCAAACAGCGATTGGCAGTGCGATGTCAACGGTACGTCGCACTGCAGAAGCGGCCGCTCTGAGAATGATGTTAATTGATCATATGCGCCATAATGACCAACCCACCGTCGTGATTGGCGATTTTAACGATGATCCTCAAAGCAATACGCTCAGTATTGTTACCGATCAGCCCACCATGACGGCGGCATCGCGTGGGGTAGATTCAGGTCTATATAGCGCACTTTATCTTCAACAATTACAATCATTTCGTAACGTGTATTACACCTATGACCACCAGCACCATCGCGATGTGCTCGATCATATTTTAGTTTCTAAAGAGTTTTTTAATTATGCAAAAGATTCGATATGGGGATTAAAAGAAGCACGAGTATGGAACGACCATATTGATGATGGGCTTGATTACAGTACGGACCACGGCATTATTAAAGCAACGTTTAAATAA
- the asnS gene encoding asparagine--tRNA ligase: MTYAPVTDVLSGKLAVDSEVTVRGWVRTRRDSKAGISFLAIYDGSCFNPIQAVVPNNLNNYNEEVLKLTTGCSVEVTGTVVASPAKGQDFELAATNVKVVGWVEDADTYPMAKTRHSIEYLREVAHLRPRTNVIGAVARVRNCLSQAIHRFYHEQGFNWVSAPLITAADAEGAGEMFRVSTLDLENLPLTDEGKVDYNEDFFGKETFLTVSGQLNAEAYACAISKVYTFGPTFRAENSNTSRHLAEFWMVEPEVAFAELDDVAKLSEEMLKYVFKAVLEERRDDLEFFAQRIDKEAITRLEKFVDSDFAQVDYTDAIDILIKSGKEFEFPVEWGIDLASEHERFLAEEHFKAPVIVKNYPKDIKAFYMRLNEDGKTVAAMDVLAPGIGEIIGGSQREERLDVLDARMKEMNIEPESMSWYRDLRRYGTVPHAGFGLGFERLVSYVTGMGNVRDVIPFPRTPRNANY; this comes from the coding sequence ATGACTTACGCGCCTGTAACAGACGTATTAAGCGGAAAGCTCGCAGTAGACAGTGAAGTCACTGTTCGCGGCTGGGTTCGCACACGTCGTGATTCCAAAGCTGGAATCTCTTTCCTTGCCATTTATGACGGCTCTTGTTTCAACCCGATCCAGGCCGTGGTTCCTAATAATCTAAATAATTACAACGAAGAAGTTCTTAAGCTGACTACAGGTTGCTCTGTAGAAGTTACAGGTACTGTTGTTGCGTCTCCTGCAAAAGGTCAAGATTTTGAACTCGCTGCAACCAACGTAAAAGTAGTTGGTTGGGTTGAAGATGCTGATACTTACCCAATGGCGAAAACTCGTCACTCAATCGAATACCTACGTGAAGTCGCTCACCTACGCCCACGCACTAACGTAATTGGTGCTGTAGCGCGCGTTCGTAACTGCCTGTCACAAGCCATTCACCGCTTTTATCACGAGCAAGGCTTTAACTGGGTTTCAGCACCGCTAATTACTGCTGCAGACGCAGAAGGCGCTGGTGAAATGTTCCGTGTATCGACACTGGACCTAGAAAACCTTCCGCTAACTGATGAAGGCAAAGTGGACTACAACGAAGATTTCTTCGGTAAAGAAACCTTCCTAACGGTATCTGGTCAGCTAAACGCAGAAGCATACGCATGTGCGATTTCTAAAGTGTACACATTTGGCCCAACGTTCCGTGCTGAAAACTCAAACACAAGTCGCCACCTTGCAGAATTCTGGATGGTTGAACCTGAAGTCGCATTTGCCGAACTAGACGATGTTGCGAAACTGTCTGAAGAGATGCTGAAATATGTGTTTAAAGCTGTGCTTGAAGAACGCCGTGATGATCTTGAATTTTTCGCACAACGTATCGACAAAGAAGCCATTACTCGTCTAGAGAAATTCGTGGATTCTGATTTTGCACAAGTTGATTACACAGATGCGATCGACATCCTGATCAAATCAGGTAAAGAATTCGAATTCCCAGTTGAATGGGGCATTGATTTAGCTTCTGAGCACGAGCGTTTCCTCGCTGAAGAACACTTCAAAGCACCAGTGATTGTTAAGAACTATCCAAAAGACATCAAAGCGTTCTACATGCGTCTTAACGAAGACGGCAAAACTGTTGCTGCGATGGACGTTCTTGCTCCTGGCATTGGTGAAATCATTGGTGGTTCACAACGTGAAGAACGTTTAGACGTTCTTGATGCACGTATGAAAGAAATGAACATCGAACCAGAAAGCATGAGCTGGTACCGCGACCTACGCCGTTACGGTACTGTTCCTCACGCCGGTTTTGGTCTTGGTTTCGAACGCCTAGTGTCGTACGTAACAGGTATGGGTAACGTTCGTGACGTGATTCCATTCCCACGTACACCACGTAACGCAAACTACTAA
- a CDS encoding amino acid aminotransferase, which translates to MFEKIVAAPADPILGLTEEFKKDTRTDKINLGVGIYKNEAGETPVLATVKKAEAALLDSEKTKSYLSIEGTADYGLAVQKLLFGADADIVASHRAKTAQAPGGTGALRIAGEFIKRHLGDVKVWISNPTWANHHAVFNSSGLETAQYTYYNAETHDKDFPAMLADLEEAQAGDVVLLHGCCHNPTGIDPTKDEWETLAKLVAAKGLLPLFDFAYQGFANGVEEDAAGLRLFTQYNSEILVASSFSKNFGLYNERVGAFTLVAKNEDTATQAFSQAKKIIRAIYSNPPCHGAAVVTHILNDAALRAEWEQEVTEMRERIHEMRSLFVQTLKEQGVTEDFSFIERQNGMFSFSGLNKEQVQRLKEEMGIYIVGSGRISVAGMTKSNMLPLCKGVAAVL; encoded by the coding sequence ATGTTTGAAAAAATTGTCGCAGCACCTGCAGACCCTATCCTTGGCTTAACGGAAGAGTTCAAAAAAGATACTCGTACCGATAAGATCAACCTTGGTGTGGGTATCTACAAAAACGAAGCAGGTGAAACCCCTGTACTTGCGACAGTCAAGAAAGCTGAAGCAGCCCTACTTGATTCGGAAAAAACTAAATCTTATTTAAGTATTGAAGGGACTGCTGATTACGGTCTAGCGGTACAAAAGCTGCTTTTTGGTGCTGATGCGGATATCGTCGCTTCACATCGCGCTAAAACGGCTCAGGCTCCTGGCGGTACCGGCGCACTGCGTATTGCAGGCGAATTTATCAAACGTCATCTCGGTGATGTCAAAGTGTGGATCAGTAACCCAACTTGGGCAAACCACCATGCGGTATTCAATAGCTCAGGTCTAGAAACAGCTCAATACACGTACTACAACGCAGAAACTCACGATAAAGATTTTCCAGCGATGCTTGCCGATCTTGAAGAAGCGCAAGCCGGTGATGTGGTATTACTCCATGGGTGCTGTCATAACCCAACAGGGATTGATCCAACTAAGGATGAGTGGGAAACATTGGCAAAATTGGTTGCAGCAAAAGGCTTACTGCCTCTATTTGACTTTGCATACCAAGGTTTTGCCAACGGTGTAGAAGAAGATGCTGCGGGTCTGCGTTTGTTCACTCAATACAACTCTGAGATTTTGGTAGCAAGTTCGTTCTCGAAAAACTTCGGCTTATACAATGAACGTGTCGGTGCGTTTACTTTGGTAGCGAAGAATGAAGATACGGCAACACAAGCTTTCTCTCAAGCGAAGAAAATCATTCGTGCTATCTACTCTAACCCACCATGTCACGGTGCTGCGGTTGTTACTCATATCCTAAACGATGCCGCACTGCGCGCTGAATGGGAACAAGAAGTAACCGAAATGCGCGAACGTATTCATGAAATGCGTAGCCTGTTCGTGCAAACCTTAAAAGAACAAGGTGTGACTGAAGACTTCAGCTTTATCGAACGTCAAAATGGCATGTTCTCATTCTCTGGTTTGAACAAAGAGCAAGTACAACGTTTGAAAGAAGAAATGGGCATTTACATTGTTGGTTCTGGCCGCATTAGTGTGGCAGGTATGACGAAATCTAACATGCTACCGCTATGTAAAGGTGTCGCGGCTGTTCTTTAA
- a CDS encoding substrate-binding domain-containing protein — MNRSKLRFKHGIHIAAALLLGGMLLHVPMANAKFLAVTVSSEDNFRNLLSSSIEKAVDDRRDDVYIDSAENNFAVQVQQIESYIKAGADAIIIFPCGTPEQNESLFKYAEKVPLVFINTEPTDDLEGMPRNTIYVGSNELESGTMQMEELARLAGYKGKIALMMGDMNHKAARTRTQDVDDVVAKYPNLTVIKRESGFWQRNKGYKIVSDWIKQGVDFDILLGNNDEMIIGGIMALRDAGKDPKKYLTGGVDATKDALIDMSKGDLDVTVLQDAVGQGRAAVEMAYKMINGERVKSPHWVPFKLVTKDNYQQFVKD; from the coding sequence ATGAATCGTTCTAAACTGCGTTTTAAGCATGGAATTCATATTGCTGCCGCGTTATTGCTCGGTGGTATGTTGCTCCATGTGCCAATGGCCAATGCCAAATTCCTCGCAGTCACCGTAAGTTCCGAAGATAACTTTCGTAACTTATTGTCCTCTAGTATTGAAAAAGCGGTCGATGATAGACGTGATGACGTTTACATAGACTCGGCAGAAAATAATTTTGCCGTCCAAGTGCAACAGATAGAGAGTTACATTAAAGCAGGGGCGGATGCCATCATCATATTCCCTTGTGGTACCCCGGAACAAAACGAATCCCTGTTTAAATATGCTGAGAAAGTGCCACTGGTTTTTATTAACACCGAACCAACTGACGATCTCGAAGGTATGCCGCGTAACACGATTTACGTCGGGTCTAACGAACTTGAATCCGGCACGATGCAAATGGAAGAGTTGGCGCGATTAGCGGGTTACAAAGGCAAAATCGCATTAATGATGGGGGATATGAATCATAAAGCGGCGCGTACTCGTACCCAAGATGTAGACGACGTGGTAGCAAAATATCCAAACCTGACGGTCATTAAACGTGAATCTGGATTCTGGCAGCGTAATAAAGGCTATAAAATAGTCTCTGATTGGATCAAACAAGGAGTCGACTTTGACATTTTATTGGGCAACAACGATGAAATGATCATTGGCGGAATTATGGCTTTACGTGATGCCGGTAAAGACCCGAAAAAATATTTAACCGGTGGCGTTGATGCGACCAAAGATGCGCTAATCGATATGTCGAAAGGTGATCTAGACGTGACCGTATTACAAGATGCTGTCGGACAGGGGCGAGCTGCAGTTGAAATGGCCTATAAAATGATAAACGGTGAGCGCGTTAAATCGCCGCACTGGGTACCATTTAAATTGGTGACCAAAGATAACTACCAACAGTTCGTTAAAGATTAA
- a CDS encoding 3'-5' exonuclease encodes MKQMFKTPSVDWPYKFKAKLKVTKHPMLRDFYSAELPAKNTPIGEVEFLAMDFETTGLDTNKDEIITIGMVPFTLNRIYLNRAKHWTIRPRQKLNDDSVVIHGITHSDINNAPDLSEVIEDVLQAMAGKIMVVHYRKIEREMLDKALKRRIKEGIIFPVVDTMELESQIQRYISGGLWNRLKGKKPGSVRLGQSRVRYSLPAYTPHHALTDAIATAELLQAQIAHHFSDKDPLQNYWL; translated from the coding sequence GTGAAACAGATGTTTAAAACACCAAGCGTGGATTGGCCATATAAATTCAAAGCGAAATTGAAAGTCACCAAGCATCCGATGCTACGTGATTTTTACTCAGCAGAGTTGCCGGCAAAAAATACACCGATTGGCGAAGTCGAATTTCTCGCCATGGATTTTGAAACAACCGGTCTTGATACCAATAAAGATGAGATAATCACCATTGGTATGGTTCCTTTTACGCTCAATCGCATCTATCTTAACCGAGCAAAGCACTGGACTATTCGGCCAAGACAAAAGCTCAATGATGACTCAGTGGTTATCCATGGTATTACCCACAGCGATATTAATAATGCACCTGATTTATCTGAAGTAATTGAAGATGTGTTGCAAGCTATGGCTGGTAAAATCATGGTGGTACACTATCGTAAGATCGAGCGTGAGATGCTAGATAAAGCACTAAAGCGGCGAATAAAAGAAGGGATTATTTTTCCTGTGGTCGATACCATGGAATTAGAGAGCCAGATTCAACGTTATATATCTGGTGGATTGTGGAATCGCTTAAAAGGTAAAAAGCCCGGTTCAGTGCGCTTAGGGCAATCACGAGTACGCTATAGTCTACCAGCTTATACTCCGCACCATGCATTAACGGATGCCATCGCGACCGCTGAGCTGTTACAAGCTCAAATCGCTCATCATTTTTCAGATAAAGACCCGCTGCAAAACTATTGGTTATAA
- a CDS encoding DUF294 nucleotidyltransferase-like domain-containing protein: protein MEAELLEIKNFLSQYPPFNEMPEESLDEIASQIEIGYYREETPIIHFGDYIEDLYMIRSGTVELYRRKGELYNRLSAGDLFGQMGLLTNNKVRFPVTAVEDTLVYCIPGELFQKLYDEYDVFADFVEVADNARLRNAVSSKAEENDLTTVKVTSLLTHEAAFVYKNATIQETAIKMAEENISALLIIDPEIMADNEDDDSPILGIITDRDLCRRVLVTGMDHDSCVTEVMTTDVISLDSNAYVWEAMLTMLRYNVHHLPVIKEKNPLGIIEISDIVRYESQNSLLLVSSIFQQQSVDDLAQVASQLKDSFLRMVNEDANSHMIGTAMSTIGRSFKQRILELAEEEFGPAPIPFCFLALGSMGRDEQLVVTDQDNAIILDDSYDETRHGEYFEKLAKFVCDALDQCGYTYCTGDIMATNPTWRMTRREWEECFADWIDNPNPKALLNASIFFDLDGVYGRLKWAEQLNGFIVRRARRNNRFLACLARNALNRTPPLGFFKNFVMEKDGRHNNSINLKRRGTAPLADLIRVHALAVGSRSKNSFERLDDIIDAGILPKGRGHDLRDALEFISMVRIRHQAIDIEQDQEPDNNIEPENLSDFERRNLKDAFQILSNAQNFLKYRYQAGNSFK from the coding sequence ATGGAAGCTGAGCTGCTAGAAATAAAAAACTTTCTCAGCCAATATCCCCCTTTTAACGAGATGCCAGAGGAATCTCTGGATGAAATCGCGAGCCAAATTGAGATTGGCTACTACCGGGAGGAGACTCCGATTATCCATTTCGGTGATTACATCGAAGATTTATACATGATTCGCAGTGGCACGGTTGAGCTCTATCGCCGAAAAGGTGAATTGTATAACCGCCTGTCTGCGGGTGATTTATTTGGCCAAATGGGCCTACTGACCAACAATAAAGTTCGCTTTCCTGTGACAGCGGTTGAAGATACGCTGGTGTATTGCATTCCAGGCGAGCTATTTCAAAAATTGTACGACGAATACGATGTATTCGCCGACTTTGTCGAAGTAGCAGATAACGCCCGTTTACGTAATGCAGTATCAAGCAAAGCGGAAGAAAACGATCTTACGACCGTTAAAGTAACCAGCTTATTGACGCATGAGGCGGCATTTGTATACAAAAATGCCACTATCCAAGAAACAGCGATCAAAATGGCGGAAGAAAACATCTCGGCCTTGCTGATTATAGATCCAGAAATAATGGCTGATAATGAAGATGACGACTCCCCTATTTTGGGCATAATCACCGATCGCGATCTGTGTCGCCGCGTACTTGTCACAGGAATGGACCACGATTCTTGTGTCACTGAAGTGATGACAACAGATGTCATCTCGCTTGATTCAAATGCCTATGTATGGGAAGCCATGCTGACCATGTTGCGCTATAACGTGCACCATCTACCGGTAATTAAAGAGAAAAATCCTTTAGGTATTATCGAGATTTCCGACATTGTTCGTTACGAATCGCAAAACTCACTACTACTTGTGAGCAGTATTTTCCAACAACAATCAGTCGATGATCTCGCGCAAGTAGCATCACAGCTTAAAGATAGCTTTTTACGCATGGTTAACGAAGACGCCAACTCACATATGATCGGCACCGCAATGTCGACCATTGGCCGCAGTTTCAAACAAAGAATTCTTGAGCTGGCAGAAGAAGAGTTTGGCCCTGCCCCAATTCCATTTTGCTTCCTTGCTCTGGGTTCAATGGGACGCGACGAACAGCTCGTTGTTACCGACCAAGATAACGCTATCATTTTAGATGACAGCTATGATGAAACGCGCCACGGTGAGTACTTTGAAAAACTAGCCAAGTTTGTTTGTGATGCGCTCGACCAATGTGGTTATACCTATTGTACCGGCGATATTATGGCAACAAACCCAACTTGGCGTATGACTCGCCGTGAATGGGAAGAATGCTTCGCTGATTGGATTGATAATCCGAATCCAAAAGCCTTACTTAATGCTTCAATTTTCTTCGATCTTGATGGTGTGTATGGTCGCTTAAAATGGGCGGAACAACTTAACGGCTTTATTGTTCGTCGCGCTCGCCGTAATAATCGCTTCTTAGCGTGTTTGGCTCGTAATGCTTTAAATCGTACGCCACCACTGGGCTTCTTTAAAAACTTCGTGATGGAAAAAGATGGTCGTCATAACAACTCTATCAACCTGAAACGTCGTGGCACAGCGCCATTGGCGGATTTGATTCGTGTTCATGCACTTGCTGTGGGTTCTCGTTCGAAGAATTCATTTGAACGTTTAGACGATATCATTGATGCCGGGATTCTACCGAAAGGACGCGGCCATGACCTGCGCGATGCATTGGAGTTTATCTCTATGGTTCGTATTCGCCACCAAGCGATTGATATTGAGCAAGACCAAGAGCCAGATAATAACATCGAGCCTGAAAACCTATCGGACTTCGAACGTCGTAACCTCAAAGATGCTTTCCAAATCTTGAGTAACGCACAGAACTTTCTGAAATACCGTTACCAAGCGGGTAATAGCTTCAAATAA